One candidate division WOR-3 bacterium genomic window, AAGGGGAGCCTTTGGTGCAGGTGCTGGCACGACCTGGGATCTTTTCGCATTAAAGGCATCGGCAAGCCCTGACCTCTTCAGGATTGTATACAACGCTAAGTCATCGATAGATAACCCCCAATCTGCCCTCGTGGCACCGAAGAACAAACCAGTAAGGACCTTCAGGGATCTCGCAAGAAAGGGAATAAAGATTGGCTATCTCAAGGATTCCAGGCAAATGGATATGTTAAGATATATGCTTTCAGCTGAGAACATTAAAGAAGATAATTACAGTTTAGTCGCTTTAACACCAGCAGAAATGAAAGACACAATGGCACTTCGCTTTGTAGATGCTCTACTTGTAACAGAGCCCTTGAGAACCTATCTAATAAGGAATAAACTCGTTAACATAGTTGAAGACGGTGTGTTGGAAAGAAGAATTATGTCACCATTCCTTTGTGGATTAGGTTATACCTCTAAGGTTAATGTTCAACTCAATAAAGAAGGCGTAAGGAGATTGGCAGAAGCTCTTAACATGGCTATCGATTTCATAAGAAAAGAGCCACAGAAAACACAGGAAATCCTCAGAAAATATATGGAGCTCCAGGATACCTTCTCTGTGAATATTCCTGTTTTCGAGAAGTACACAGAACTGACAGATGTCTCCGAAATTGACAGAACAGTCAAGAAGTACATGGAAATGCAAGTGATATTCAGGGAAGTAAACTTCTCTAATTCAATCCTTAGAAAGGAAGAAATTCAGAAGTAAAAAATGGGGCCCTTTCGGGCCCCATTTTTTTCAATGCAGAGATTTATTTTAGTTTTCCTTTCCTTTGTTTTTTATCTTTTATCCTTCCCGCCATTTAAACTGTATCCCTTTGCTTTCTTTTCCCTGGTGCCCTTCTTCTCAGCCATAAAAGACCTTAAAAAAAGACACATTATTCTAATGGGCCTTCTCTTCTTTTATCCTTTCTGGTTTTTCCATACCCACTGGATTCTCAATATGGAAGTAGAACCTTCTACAAGACCCTGGCTTGTTGCCGGCCTTGTAATTCTCCCTGCCTACCTTTCGCTATTTAATGCTATTCCTATACTCGGCGTAAAGAATAAGTGGAGGGTTCTGCTTATCCCCTCACTCTGGGTTATCTTCGAATATTTGAGAAGCTCTTTTTATACCGGCTTTCCATGGCTGAATATTGCGTACTCCCAACTCGAGAATCCTTATTTTAGAATGCTGAACTCCATTGGTGGTATCTTCTTTACAGGGTTTTTATTAATCCTCTCCTCAACTCTATTATTTGAGTTCTGGGAAACAGCCAGGAAAATTTACCTTTACCTTTTCGCGGCGTTAATTCTGACTTCCCACCTTGTAGGCGCCATGCTCTATTACAAAAAAGAAGTGCCGGAAAAGGAGTTAAAGGTACTGATTTTTCAGCCAAATGTCTTGCCAAGGGAAGAGGACGACTACAGTGAATGGGTCGAAGTAGAAAGGTCTTATGCTAAACTCCTCGCAGAAATAAAAGATACCTACGACCTTGTACTACTTCCCGAGTCTGCTCTTCCAGGATACTACCGTTTCTCTCTAAAAGCACAGGCCATTATTGACTCACTTTCACGGATTACCAATGCTCCAGTGCTTCTTGGGAGCGCGGATGTAGATTTCAATGGAAAAAGAAGGGTTTTCAATACGGCCCTCCTTATTCAAGGAGACTCTATTATTGGACAGTACAACAAAATCCACTTAGTGCCTTTCGGTGAATGGTTGCCTTATGAAAATAAGGTTAAATTCCTCCAGAAATTAGAATTTGGGCAAGGCGATTTCTCCCCAGGAGATTCCGTAGTAATGTTATACGCTAAAGGTATACCCTTTGGAACTCTGATCTGTTTTGAATCTATCTTTCCCTATATTTCACGTCAATATGCATTGAAAGGTGCAGGTTTTCTCGTTAACATCACCAGCGATGGTTGGTATGGTAGATCTCTTGGACCTAAGGAACATTTTGAACTCCTTAGGTTTAGGGCTATCGAGACGGGCAAATTTATTGCCAGATCTGCTAAAACAGGGATTTCTGCGGTCATCGACCCCAAGGGCCGAATTGTAACCTCCCTTGGACTTTTTGAATGGGGTTTCATATCTTCTCATATCGGTGTTTTCTACAAAAAGACCCCTTATGCGAAATTTGGTGACTTTATCATTATAATTAGTCTTATGATAACATGTGTAGTGCTAATACTAACGAAAAGGAGGAAAGGTTAAAATGCTTAAGAGTTTAATGAAATGGTTTGCAATTTTATCGATGGGAAGTCTCTCGGCTCAAATAATACCGATAGATTCATTACAGGGTTACGGCGACAGTTCTCCCTATGTGAACCGGACGGTTACCACCGTTGGTATCGTTACAGCAACGGTACAGGACTGGACAAGATACATTAAAGGCTTCTTCATTCAAGATGCTGAAGCTCCGTGGCATGGAATCTATGTCTACACTGGAAGTCTTGTGATTAATGTTGAAAGAGGGGATTCTGTAAAAGTAACTGGCCGCGTATCAGAGTATTATGGCTTAACTGAAATCTCGCCTTCATCTGCTGCTGATGTAGTTGTTCTAAAGAAAGGTGCAAGAATCCCGAGACCATTAAAAATTTCAGCCTCTGCAGTGAATACAGAACCCTATGAAGGTGTCCTTATCCGGGTTGATAGTGTTACAGTAACCAATAGCAACTTAGGTAATTATCAATTCGAGATCAGAGACCCACAGGGAGGTACTACCATAGTCCAAAATTGCGCAGGATTTTCATACTCACCACAAGTCGGTGATTTCATCCTCTCCGTTGTAGGTGTTGATTATTATTCCTACAGTGCTTTCAAAATCGTACCCCGCAGAAATGAAGACCTTGTCTTCAATGGCGACGGTACAGGCTATTTCTATTTTGAAAACAACATCATAGCAACCTCAGAAGAAAAAGAAGTTATTTTAAGGGCGGAAGCATCGGCACCAGTGACCATTTCTAAAATCAAAATAGTGATACCCCTAAATTTCCATGTTACAGGTGACATTGTACTCGGAGGCCCTGCCTTCTCACAGGCAACGTGGAATTTCACTAATGACACTCTTCTCGTTGAAAATGCTAAATTAAAACCTGATACTGCTGGTTTTATACAGTTTACGAGGCTTTATGCCCCCTCACAACCTGGTACTTATGGTTTTGAAAT contains:
- a CDS encoding ABC transporter substrate-binding protein, whose protein sequence is MRKVWIILDIVLFAVLVFVLSYPQIQAAKVKEITIVQYKSINALPLYVAMENGYFDSLKLKVTLQETDKLGEEVEKVGRGAFGAGAGTTWDLFALKASASPDLFRIVYNAKSSIDNPQSALVAPKNKPVRTFRDLARKGIKIGYLKDSRQMDMLRYMLSAENIKEDNYSLVALTPAEMKDTMALRFVDALLVTEPLRTYLIRNKLVNIVEDGVLERRIMSPFLCGLGYTSKVNVQLNKEGVRRLAEALNMAIDFIRKEPQKTQEILRKYMELQDTFSVNIPVFEKYTELTDVSEIDRTVKKYMEMQVIFREVNFSNSILRKEEIQK
- the lnt gene encoding apolipoprotein N-acyltransferase yields the protein MQRFILVFLSFVFYLLSFPPFKLYPFAFFSLVPFFSAIKDLKKRHIILMGLLFFYPFWFFHTHWILNMEVEPSTRPWLVAGLVILPAYLSLFNAIPILGVKNKWRVLLIPSLWVIFEYLRSSFYTGFPWLNIAYSQLENPYFRMLNSIGGIFFTGFLLILSSTLLFEFWETARKIYLYLFAALILTSHLVGAMLYYKKEVPEKELKVLIFQPNVLPREEDDYSEWVEVERSYAKLLAEIKDTYDLVLLPESALPGYYRFSLKAQAIIDSLSRITNAPVLLGSADVDFNGKRRVFNTALLIQGDSIIGQYNKIHLVPFGEWLPYENKVKFLQKLEFGQGDFSPGDSVVMLYAKGIPFGTLICFESIFPYISRQYALKGAGFLVNITSDGWYGRSLGPKEHFELLRFRAIETGKFIARSAKTGISAVIDPKGRIVTSLGLFEWGFISSHIGVFYKKTPYAKFGDFIIIISLMITCVVLILTKRRKG